Below is a genomic region from Bacteroidales bacterium.
AAAACACTTGCAGAACTTCAGGAAATCATATCAGAACTTGGATTACCAGGATTTACATCCTCTCAGATCGCTGACTGGCTTTACAAAAAGGACATCACTTCCATCGCCGAAATGACGAACCTTTCGAAGGAGACAAGAACAAAACTCGAAGAAAATTTTGAATTTGGCCTGACTGCTATCACCAAAGTTCAGGTTTCCACAGACGGCACCAAAAAGTATCTTTTTCCTGCCGGACCTCATAAGTACATTGAAGCTGCCTATATACCAGAGGAGACCAGAAGCACACTCTGCGTGTCATCACAGGTGGGCTGTAAGATGGGATGCCTTTTTTGCATGACCGGCAAACAGGGGTTTCAGTCCAATCTCACGGCGGGTGAAATAGTCAACCAGGTAAGGAGCCTTCCGGATAGGAACACAATAACCAACATCGTTTATATGGGGATGGGTGAGCCTTTCGACAACCTTGACGAAGTGATGAAAAGTCTCGAAATTTTCACATCCGATTGGGGATACGGTTGGAGCCCGAAAAGAATAACTGTTTCAACTATTGGGATTGTGCCTGCCATTAAACGGTTTCTCGAAGAAAGCCAGTGTCATCTTGCTGTGAGCCTTCACACGCCATTTGAGGAAGAGCGCAAAAAGCTTATGCCTATCGAAACGGTGTTTTCGCTGCCTGAAGTCCTCGACACCATCCGGAGTTTTGACTTTGGCCGCCAACGCCGGGTTTCTTTCGAATACATCATGTTTAAAGACCTGAACGATACACCCCGGCATGTGAAAGAACTTGCACGTATCCTCAATGGCATCCGTTGCAGAATCAATCTCATCCGGTTTCACCCCATCCCGAACACGCCACTCAAAGGTTCTGACGATGCCACTATCGAGCAGTTCATGAAAGCCCTGAACCAAAAAGAAATCCGCACAACCATCCGTGCCTCCCGAGGACAGGACATTTACGCTGCCTGTGGATTGCTTTCTACAAAAGAATTGGTAAAAAGGATCAACGAGGATTAGAGTTAGTAAGGATTGTCGGATTGTTGATGGACGTCCGGCATCGGGTTGGCAGGAATCAGTTCACTGCCCTTTGCTCCACGCTCTCTGCTCCCTGCCCCATGCCCTTTGCCCCATGCCCCATGCCCTTTGC
It encodes:
- the rlmN gene encoding 23S rRNA (adenine(2503)-C(2))-methyltransferase RlmN: MRKPSLFGKTLAELQEIISELGLPGFTSSQIADWLYKKDITSIAEMTNLSKETRTKLEENFEFGLTAITKVQVSTDGTKKYLFPAGPHKYIEAAYIPEETRSTLCVSSQVGCKMGCLFCMTGKQGFQSNLTAGEIVNQVRSLPDRNTITNIVYMGMGEPFDNLDEVMKSLEIFTSDWGYGWSPKRITVSTIGIVPAIKRFLEESQCHLAVSLHTPFEEERKKLMPIETVFSLPEVLDTIRSFDFGRQRRVSFEYIMFKDLNDTPRHVKELARILNGIRCRINLIRFHPIPNTPLKGSDDATIEQFMKALNQKEIRTTIRASRGQDIYAACGLLSTKELVKRINED